The Candidatus Sericytochromatia bacterium DNA window TGGCGACACGCTGGACCGTGAACGCCTCCAGTGCAGGCAAGGTGGCCTGACAGCCCCAGGCGGCAGTCAACGCGATGGCGGTGATCAGGGCAGACGCGCGGAAGCAAGGACTCATAAGCCCATGCAACCCGCATCCGAGGCTGCCAAAACCCCTGGTCGCGACGGAGTCTTACCCGGCCGCCCGGGTCAGGCGGGAACGCCGACGTGAATGCCCCATCTCAGCGTCAGATGGGTGCCGCGAAGCGCCGGGCGTAGCCCGTGAGTTCAACGTAACCTTCTCCACCGAGGGGCTTCCCCCGCCGGGTGCCGCTGGCCTTCACGCTGCCCTCCCAGTAGGTTTCTCCCGTCGACCCAGGCGTTTGCCATTCCTGGC harbors:
- a CDS encoding lipocalin family protein; protein product: QEWQTPGSTGETYWEGSVKASGTRRGKPLGGEGYVELTGYARRFAAPI